The following proteins are co-located in the Penaeus vannamei isolate JL-2024 unplaced genomic scaffold, ASM4276789v1 unanchor184, whole genome shotgun sequence genome:
- the LOC113813735 gene encoding zinc finger protein 83 → MSSLKEKILTEAWEASQATSQYGDEFCQAQTQKQCIVIHANSRPHKCTECGKAFSRKSTLTQHFMIHTGDRPHKCHECGKTFTRKFSLTQHMMIHTGYRVHKCVKCGEVFPQRAHLMQHMVIHSGDKFCQCNKCGNFVMLKSNLADQILIHTSNGLIECNKCGEGVPEKAAQTPAVIVFTETRPHKCIECGKIFSRKSSLNQHKMIHTGDRPHKCNECGKAFSRKSSLNQHLMIHTGETPHKCNECGKEFTRKSSLVEHGMTHKGVLAHRCNECGKAFSRKSSLKQHMMIHANNELHKCIECGEQFSKKGQLNEHMAKHNVNKDGSDKDLIIGVVSKENTDYTNAEVVNGYSIIYTTASGESSSSRWLKVDQEVKEQTDWEKAFSKGQYHIEYFNKPEIVETRHCDGKML, encoded by the coding sequence ATGTCAAGTTTGAAAGAAAAGATCTTAACTGAAGCTTGGGAAGCCTCACAAGCAACTAGTCAGTATGGGGATGAGTTCTGCCAGGCACAAACCCAGAAACAATGTATAGTAATCCATGCAAACAGCAGACCCCACAAATGTACAGAATGTGGAAAAGCATTCTCTAGAAAATCTACACTGACTCAGCACTTTATGATTCACACTGGTGACAGGCCTCACAAATGCCATGAGTGTGGGAAGACTTTCACAAGGAAATTTAGCCTAACGCAGCATATGATGATCCATACAGGTTACAGAGTACACAAATGTGTTAAATGTGGTGAAGTGTTTCCTCAAAGAGCACACCTGATGCAGCATATGGTAATACATTCAGGTGACAAATTCTGTCAGTGCAACAAATGTGGAAACTTTGTGATGTTAAAGTCTAACTTAGCAGATCAAATATTGATACATACCAGCAATGGGCTTATTGAGTGCAATAAATGTGGAGAGGGGGTACCTGAAAAGGCAGCCCAGACGCCTGCTGTGATTGTCTTTACTGAAACTAGACCCCATAAATGCATTGAGTGTGGAAAAATTTTCTCAAGGAAATCCAGCTTAAATCAGCACAAGATGATCCATACAGGTGACAGACCTCACAAGTGCAATGAGTGTGGAAAAGCGTTCTCAAGAAAGTCAAGCTTGAATCAACACCTGATGATTCATACTGGTGAGACCCCCCACAAGTGCAATGAGTGTGGAAAGGAATTCACAAGGAAGTCCAGCTTGGTGGAACATGGAATGACTCATAAAGGTGTGCTAGCACATAGGTGCAATGAGTGTGGGAAAGCCTTTTCACGAAAATCAAGCCTGAAGCAGCACATGATGATACATGCAAATAATGAGCTTCACAAATGCATAGAGTGTGGTGAACAATTTTCCAAGAAGGGGCAGCTAAATGAACATATGGCAAAGCACAATGTTAACAAAGATGGTTCTGACAAAGACCTTATCATAGGTGTCGTAAGTAAAGAAAATACTGATTACACAAATGCAGAAGTTGTCAATGGTTACAGTATAATCTACACAACTGCAAGTGGGGAGAGTAGTAGTTCACGCTGGCTTAAAGTTGACCAAGAAGTGAAAGAGCAAACTGATTGGGAAAAAGCTTTCAGTAAAGGGCAGTATCACATAGAATACTTCAACAAACCTGAAATCGTGGAGACTCGACATTGTGATGGCAAAATGCTCTAG